Proteins encoded in a region of the Bradyrhizobium sp. CB3481 genome:
- the paaC gene encoding 1,2-phenylacetyl-CoA epoxidase subunit PaaC, with protein MTAANITVSETPLVLYTLRHADDALILGHRLSEWCGHAPMLEEDMALANMGLDLLGQARELYTYAAKVEGRGNDEDKFAYLRDVRQYRNLLLLEQPNGDFARTMVRQFFYAAFADLYWRAMMRSTDATLAAIAAKSEKESAYHLRHSSEWIIRLGDGTEESHRRAQAAIDELWAFTGEMFSVDDSERGLIDAGIAIDPAPLRAPWLKTITGVVSEATLALPKNDWMQQGGRSGRHSEHLGHLLSELQSMQRTFPGASW; from the coding sequence ATGACCGCAGCCAACATCACTGTCTCCGAAACGCCGCTGGTGCTCTACACGCTGCGCCACGCCGACGATGCGCTGATCCTGGGGCACCGGCTGTCGGAATGGTGTGGCCACGCCCCGATGCTGGAAGAAGACATGGCGCTCGCCAATATGGGGCTCGACCTGCTGGGGCAGGCGCGCGAACTCTATACCTATGCGGCCAAGGTCGAGGGCAGGGGCAACGACGAGGACAAGTTCGCTTACTTGCGCGACGTCCGCCAGTACCGCAACCTGCTTCTGCTGGAGCAGCCAAACGGTGATTTCGCGCGCACCATGGTACGGCAGTTCTTCTATGCGGCCTTCGCCGATCTCTACTGGCGCGCGATGATGCGCTCCACTGACGCGACGCTGGCGGCGATCGCGGCGAAATCGGAAAAGGAAAGCGCTTACCATCTGCGGCATTCCTCGGAATGGATCATCCGCCTCGGCGACGGCACCGAGGAAAGCCATCGCCGCGCGCAAGCCGCCATCGACGAACTCTGGGCCTTCACCGGCGAGATGTTTTCGGTCGACGACAGCGAGCGCGGCCTGATCGATGCTGGCATCGCCATCGATCCGGCGCCGCTTCGTGCGCCATGGTTGAAGACGATCACTGGCGTCGTCAGCGAGGCGACGCTCGCCCTGCCCAAGAACGATTGGATGCAGCAGGGCGGCCGCAGCGGCCGGCACAGCGAGCATCTCGGCCATCTCCTCTCTGAGCTGCAAT
- the paaB gene encoding 1,2-phenylacetyl-CoA epoxidase subunit PaaB yields the protein MATPNIPLWEVFIRSRNGLAHKHVGSLHATDATLALQAARDIYTRRGEGLSIWVVPSSAITASDPSDKGMMFEPAESKIYRHPTFYDVPEEVGHM from the coding sequence ATGGCAACGCCGAACATTCCGCTCTGGGAAGTTTTCATCCGCAGCCGCAACGGGCTTGCGCACAAGCATGTCGGCTCGCTGCACGCCACCGATGCGACGCTGGCGCTGCAGGCAGCGCGCGACATCTATACCCGCCGCGGCGAGGGGCTTTCGATCTGGGTGGTGCCATCGAGCGCGATCACCGCATCCGATCCGTCCGACAAGGGCATGATGTTCGAGCCGGCGGAATCCAAGATCTACCGGCATCCGACGTTTTACGACGTGCCTGAGGAAGTCGGGCATATGTGA
- the paaA gene encoding 1,2-phenylacetyl-CoA epoxidase subunit PaaA: protein MYTQALNSSEGEDRHVEDAERAAQFQARIDAEERIEPNDWMPAAYRKTLTRQISQHAHSEIVGMLPEGNWITRAPSLRRKAALLAKVQDECGHGLYLYAAAETLGSSREELVDAMLAGKAKYSSIFNYPTLTWADIGTIGWLVDGAAIMNQIPLCRCSYGPYARGMIRVCKEESFHQRQGFEIMLMLCRGTEEQKAMAQDALNRWWWPVLMMFGPPDQASQHSDTSTKWKIKRFSNDELRQKFVDATVPQAQFLGLTIPDPGMKQNENGNWEYSAIDWNEFKQVLAGNGPCNRDRMAARRKAHEEGAWVREAAMAYAEKRRQRATLQAAE from the coding sequence ATGTATACGCAGGCGCTCAATTCGTCCGAGGGCGAAGACCGCCACGTTGAGGACGCCGAACGTGCGGCGCAGTTTCAGGCGCGCATCGATGCCGAAGAGCGGATCGAGCCGAATGACTGGATGCCGGCGGCCTATCGCAAGACGCTGACGCGGCAGATTTCCCAGCACGCCCATTCCGAAATCGTCGGCATGCTTCCCGAAGGCAACTGGATCACGCGCGCGCCGTCGCTGCGCCGCAAGGCCGCGCTGCTGGCGAAGGTGCAGGACGAGTGCGGCCACGGCCTCTATCTCTACGCCGCCGCCGAGACGCTCGGCTCCTCGCGCGAGGAACTGGTCGATGCGATGCTGGCGGGGAAGGCAAAATATTCCTCGATCTTCAACTATCCGACGCTGACCTGGGCCGACATCGGCACGATCGGCTGGCTGGTCGACGGCGCGGCGATCATGAACCAGATCCCGCTGTGCCGCTGCTCCTATGGCCCCTATGCGCGCGGGATGATCCGCGTCTGCAAGGAAGAGTCGTTCCATCAGCGCCAGGGTTTTGAGATCATGCTGATGCTGTGCCGCGGCACCGAAGAGCAGAAGGCGATGGCGCAGGACGCGCTGAACCGCTGGTGGTGGCCGGTACTGATGATGTTCGGTCCGCCCGACCAGGCCAGCCAGCACAGCGACACCTCGACCAAATGGAAGATCAAGCGCTTCTCCAACGACGAGCTGCGCCAGAAATTCGTCGACGCCACCGTGCCGCAGGCGCAGTTCCTTGGTCTGACCATTCCCGATCCCGGCATGAAGCAGAACGAAAACGGCAATTGGGAATACAGCGCGATCGACTGGAACGAATTCAAGCAGGTGCTGGCCGGCAACGGCCCCTGCAATCGCGACCGCATGGCGGCACGGCGCAAGGCGCATGAAGAGGGCGCCTGGGTGCGCGAAGCGGCGATGGCCTATGCCGAAAAGCGCAGGCAGCGCGCCACTTTGCAGGCCGCCGAGTAG
- the paaX gene encoding phenylacetic acid degradation operon negative regulatory protein PaaX encodes MSPPLARIVQQLKREPSRTGSIVITVFGDAIVPRGGSVWLGTLLEFFEQLDIDASVVRTAMSRLTADGWFERNRIGRNSFYRLVQSGRQTFDIATKHIYGPPASDWTGRFELLLIGNGGDRDAAREALKNAGFGSPLPGVWVAPSGVPIPTEASGAIRLEVSAEDDSGRRLLSESWPLHRTADAYQKFMKTFAPLRERIGKGERLTEADAFTARVLLIHHYRRVVLRDPLLPTSLLPAEWPGRAARELCGEIYRALLPASERWLDRHATNENGPLPEPGAELFRRFDGP; translated from the coding sequence ATGTCGCCGCCGCTTGCCCGTATCGTTCAACAGCTTAAGCGCGAACCTTCGCGCACCGGCTCTATTGTCATCACCGTATTCGGCGATGCGATCGTGCCGCGCGGCGGCTCGGTGTGGCTCGGCACGCTGCTCGAATTCTTCGAGCAACTCGATATCGACGCCAGCGTGGTGCGCACCGCGATGTCGCGGCTCACCGCCGACGGCTGGTTCGAGCGCAATAGAATCGGCCGCAACAGCTTCTACCGGCTCGTGCAGAGCGGGCGGCAAACGTTTGATATCGCGACGAAACACATCTACGGCCCGCCGGCTTCCGACTGGACCGGGCGCTTCGAGCTTTTGTTGATTGGCAATGGCGGCGACCGCGATGCCGCGCGCGAGGCGCTGAAGAATGCGGGCTTCGGCAGTCCGTTGCCGGGCGTGTGGGTTGCGCCGTCGGGCGTTCCGATTCCAACGGAGGCCTCAGGCGCGATCCGCCTCGAAGTCTCGGCCGAAGACGACAGCGGCCGGCGGCTGCTCAGCGAAAGCTGGCCGCTTCACCGCACCGCGGACGCCTATCAGAAGTTCATGAAGACCTTCGCGCCGCTGCGGGAGAGGATCGGCAAGGGCGAGCGGCTGACGGAGGCCGACGCCTTCACCGCGCGCGTGCTGCTGATCCACCATTACCGCCGGGTGGTGCTGCGCGATCCCTTGCTGCCGACTTCACTGTTGCCGGCGGAGTGGCCGGGCAGGGCGGCCCGCGAGCTGTGCGGTGAGATCTATCGCGCGCTGCTTCCAGCGTCCGAACGATGGCTTGACCGCCATGCGACCAACGAAAACGGACCGCTACCGGAACCCGGCGCCGAGCTGTTCCGGCGTTTCGATGGGCCGTAA
- a CDS encoding alpha/beta hydrolase — protein sequence MSVAAQTLAPPSRTLMLLEGRAISELGAFLGALPLLSLAPRGDGHPVLVLPGLVASDVSTRPLRAFLRGRGYAVSGWRQGRNLGLRHGVQDAMVDLVQELNDTHGRKVSLVGWSLGGLYARQLAKMMPERVRSVITLGSPFAAGPKATNAWRVYELASGRRADEEDTRFGGALSSPPPVPTTAIFSRTDGICAWQGCMEKSSAMSESIEVESSHCGMGHHPAAVYAVADRLAQAEGEWAPFDRSGWRGLVYPNPHR from the coding sequence ATGTCCGTTGCTGCGCAGACGCTTGCCCCGCCGTCCAGAACCCTGATGCTGCTGGAAGGCCGGGCCATTTCCGAATTGGGTGCGTTTCTCGGCGCGTTGCCGCTTCTGAGCCTCGCGCCGCGCGGCGATGGCCATCCGGTGCTGGTGCTGCCGGGGCTCGTCGCATCCGACGTCTCGACCCGTCCGCTCCGCGCCTTCCTGCGAGGTCGCGGCTACGCCGTCAGCGGCTGGCGGCAGGGACGCAATCTCGGCCTGCGCCATGGCGTGCAGGACGCGATGGTCGATCTGGTGCAGGAATTGAACGACACGCATGGCCGCAAAGTTTCGCTGGTCGGCTGGAGCCTTGGCGGCCTCTATGCACGGCAGCTCGCCAAGATGATGCCGGAGCGGGTACGCAGCGTGATCACGCTCGGCAGCCCGTTCGCGGCCGGCCCGAAGGCCACCAATGCCTGGCGCGTTTATGAGCTGGCAAGCGGCCGCCGCGCCGATGAGGAGGACACGCGCTTCGGCGGCGCGCTGTCGTCGCCCCCTCCGGTGCCGACCACCGCGATCTTCAGCCGCACCGACGGCATCTGCGCTTGGCAGGGCTGCATGGAAAAGTCCTCGGCGATGTCGGAGAGCATCGAGGTCGAGAGCAGCCATTGCGGCATGGGCCATCACCCTGCCGCCGTTTATGCGGTTGCCGATCGCCTCGCGCAGGCCGAGGGCGAGTGGGCTCCGTTCGACCGCAGCGGCTGGCGCGGCCTGGTCTATCCGAACCCGCATCGTTAG
- a CDS encoding DUF445 domain-containing protein, with protein MTLPATFIIDSPGDAARAAELRRVKLLATSVLAATFVIFLAARALLPVHPVFGFIAAFAEAATIGGLADWYAVVALFKRPLGLPIPHTAIIQSNQQRIADKLGEFIEQHFLEAAPVEAKLRQIDFGAFIADWLRDRKRSEDLARFALRLLPEAVAATENSGLMTFVSRRITAQLMAIDLAPLAAGTLRNFIKEGRHQGLLDDLLRGVHETMTTAETMAMIREKIRSELPTLLKLYRADKFLVNKIVASASAFFEEVRNDPAHPFRGEFDRMVLNFVDRLGSDPAYAERIAGLKRDLLARPELTSLARHIWENIRSFFERSASGETQVLQQYLVRMFMKAGEALAGDAELRAEINQGLVAVLRTVVAEQKSGVSTFISDQVKSWDMGQLISLIEINIGRDLQYIRFNGSLIGGLAGLALYTLEYLLRLL; from the coding sequence ATGACTCTCCCGGCCACCTTCATCATCGACAGCCCCGGCGACGCCGCGCGTGCCGCTGAGCTGCGGCGCGTGAAGCTGCTGGCGACATCGGTATTGGCGGCGACGTTCGTGATCTTCCTCGCCGCCCGCGCGTTGTTACCGGTGCATCCGGTGTTCGGCTTCATCGCGGCCTTCGCCGAGGCCGCCACCATCGGCGGCCTGGCCGACTGGTACGCCGTGGTCGCGCTGTTCAAGCGGCCGCTGGGACTGCCGATCCCGCATACAGCGATCATCCAGAGCAACCAGCAGCGCATCGCCGACAAGCTCGGCGAATTCATAGAGCAGCATTTCCTCGAGGCAGCTCCCGTCGAAGCCAAGCTGCGCCAGATCGATTTCGGCGCGTTCATCGCAGACTGGCTGCGCGATCGCAAGCGTAGCGAGGATCTTGCGCGCTTTGCGCTGCGGCTGTTGCCTGAGGCAGTCGCTGCGACCGAGAATTCCGGGCTGATGACCTTCGTCAGCCGCCGCATCACGGCGCAACTGATGGCGATCGATCTCGCGCCGCTGGCCGCCGGCACCTTGCGCAACTTCATCAAGGAAGGCCGTCACCAGGGCCTGCTCGACGATCTCCTGCGCGGCGTGCACGAGACGATGACGACGGCCGAGACCATGGCCATGATCCGCGAGAAGATCCGGAGCGAACTGCCGACGCTTCTAAAACTCTATCGCGCCGACAAGTTTCTCGTGAACAAGATCGTGGCATCCGCCAGCGCCTTCTTCGAGGAAGTCCGCAACGATCCCGCGCATCCCTTCCGCGGCGAGTTCGACCGCATGGTGCTGAACTTCGTCGACCGCCTCGGCAGCGATCCGGCCTATGCCGAGCGCATCGCGGGCCTGAAGCGCGATCTGCTGGCGCGCCCCGAATTGACCAGCCTCGCGCGCCACATCTGGGAGAACATCCGGTCATTCTTCGAGCGCAGCGCGTCGGGCGAGACGCAGGTGCTGCAGCAATATCTAGTTCGCATGTTCATGAAAGCGGGCGAGGCATTGGCGGGCGATGCCGAGCTGCGCGCCGAGATCAACCAGGGTCTCGTCGCGGTGCTGCGAACCGTCGTTGCCGAGCAGAAGAGCGGCGTCTCCACCTTCATCTCCGACCAGGTGAAGTCCTGGGACATGGGGCAGTTGATCTCGCTGATCGAAATCAATATCGGCCGCGACCTGCAATACATCCGCTTCAACGGGTCGCTGATCGGCGGGCTTGCGGGGCTGGCGCTTTACACCCTCGAATACCTGCTGCGGCTGCTGTGA
- a CDS encoding phasin, translating to MTDTNSVLNSVKEAFAPVTEAFTKLQNLEVPEAAREFVKKQAETAKERAADAYAGSEKVTAAIETAVAGSVTEAAKISRNIQQALYQDAEAFFAGIDKLASAKSLSEAAQIQSELVRARGEVLVSRAKASTEYLGKLVTEGAKTAQDNFSKVYTKTA from the coding sequence ATGACCGATACCAATTCCGTGCTGAACAGCGTCAAGGAAGCCTTCGCGCCCGTCACCGAGGCGTTCACCAAGCTCCAGAACCTGGAAGTTCCGGAAGCCGCCCGTGAGTTCGTGAAGAAGCAGGCCGAGACCGCCAAGGAGCGCGCCGCCGATGCCTATGCCGGCTCCGAGAAGGTCACCGCCGCGATCGAGACCGCCGTTGCCGGTTCGGTCACCGAGGCCGCCAAGATCAGCCGCAACATCCAGCAGGCGCTCTACCAGGACGCGGAAGCGTTCTTCGCCGGCATCGACAAGCTCGCTTCGGCCAAGTCGCTGAGCGAAGCCGCCCAGATCCAGTCGGAGCTGGTCCGTGCGCGTGGCGAAGTGCTCGTCTCGCGGGCGAAGGCTTCCACCGAGTATCTCGGCAAGCTGGTCACCGAGGGCGCCAAGACCGCGCAGGATAACTTCTCCAAGGTCTACACCAAGACCGCCTGA
- a CDS encoding GNAT family N-acetyltransferase, with the protein MSETRSYPRTVKTDAGDIEFRLMGRADEAAVLAFAQKLPTHDLLFLPRNISQPKVLSAWINEIERGAIVSLLTVKDGTVVGCGTLVRDPHSWSPHVGEIRMVVSLDVRGLGVGRALSQETFALALGAGLEKLSVQMTVDQQAAIALFESLGFRAEALLRDHVRDVDGKKHDIVVLGHNVAQVRAQLEAYGLPGAVQH; encoded by the coding sequence ATGAGCGAGACACGTTCCTATCCCCGCACCGTCAAGACCGACGCCGGCGACATCGAATTCCGCCTGATGGGCCGCGCGGATGAAGCCGCCGTGCTGGCGTTTGCGCAAAAGCTGCCGACGCATGATCTCTTGTTCCTGCCGCGCAACATCAGCCAGCCAAAGGTGCTGTCGGCCTGGATCAACGAGATCGAGCGCGGCGCCATCGTCAGCCTGCTGACGGTAAAGGACGGGACGGTGGTCGGCTGCGGCACGCTGGTGCGCGATCCGCATTCCTGGTCGCCCCATGTCGGCGAGATCCGCATGGTAGTGTCGCTGGATGTCCGCGGGCTGGGGGTCGGACGGGCGCTGTCTCAGGAGACCTTTGCGCTGGCGCTGGGTGCCGGCCTGGAGAAGCTGTCGGTGCAGATGACGGTCGACCAGCAGGCGGCAATCGCCCTGTTCGAAAGCCTCGGCTTCAGGGCCGAGGCGCTGCTGCGGGACCATGTCCGGGACGTCGATGGCAAGAAGCACGACATCGTCGTGCTCGGGCACAATGTGGCGCAGGTCCGGGCGCAGCTCGAGGCCTACGGGCTGCCAGGGGCCGTCCAGCACTAG
- a CDS encoding alpha/beta fold hydrolase: MNAPTGLDFASISERVQSEVQRAIQRSIKGVEYFSTSGPTLGSTPKDILAVRGTMNLYHYRPIADEIYRVPILIVMATTNRGYILDMVPGQSFIEFLLKRGYDVYMLDWTAPKPEEKSLRMEDYVLDFIPDCIRRVQQDSGEKDVSIIGYCFGGVLSLLYGSIFHDGPMKNLICFTTPIDFREMKLFQNFSDRRYFDVDRLVDSVGNVPPEMILSSFEMLRPASRTVSQVQLWENIWNDEYVKAYRMMDRWGTDTLPLAGEYFRAITKDLMWDNKLYNDTMSVGGREAKLANIKVPILHAVAEHDHIVPYDAAKHLITKIGSEDKEEVMLKGGHVSLVAGANAIKRLWPKLDSWLGKRST; encoded by the coding sequence ATGAACGCCCCTACGGGTCTCGATTTCGCTTCCATTTCCGAGCGGGTCCAGTCCGAGGTGCAACGCGCGATCCAGCGCAGCATCAAGGGTGTTGAATATTTCTCCACCTCCGGCCCCACGCTCGGCTCGACGCCGAAGGACATTCTCGCCGTCCGCGGCACCATGAACCTCTATCACTACCGCCCGATCGCGGATGAGATCTACCGCGTGCCGATCCTGATCGTGATGGCCACCACCAACCGCGGCTACATCCTCGACATGGTGCCGGGCCAGAGCTTTATCGAGTTTCTCCTCAAGCGCGGCTACGACGTCTACATGCTGGACTGGACCGCGCCGAAGCCCGAAGAGAAGAGCTTGCGGATGGAGGACTACGTCCTCGACTTCATCCCGGACTGCATCCGCCGCGTGCAGCAGGATTCCGGCGAAAAGGACGTTAGCATCATCGGCTATTGCTTCGGCGGCGTGCTGTCGCTGCTGTACGGCTCGATCTTCCACGACGGGCCGATGAAGAACCTGATCTGCTTCACCACGCCGATCGACTTCCGCGAGATGAAACTGTTCCAGAACTTTTCGGATCGCCGCTATTTCGACGTCGACCGCCTGGTCGACAGCGTCGGCAACGTGCCGCCGGAAATGATCCTGTCCTCGTTCGAAATGTTGCGGCCGGCTTCGCGCACCGTCAGCCAGGTGCAGCTCTGGGAAAACATCTGGAACGATGAATACGTCAAGGCCTACCGGATGATGGATCGCTGGGGCACGGACACCTTGCCGCTGGCCGGCGAATACTTTCGCGCCATCACCAAGGACCTGATGTGGGACAACAAGCTCTACAACGACACCATGTCGGTCGGCGGGCGCGAGGCGAAGCTTGCGAACATCAAGGTGCCGATCCTGCACGCGGTCGCCGAGCACGATCACATCGTGCCGTATGATGCTGCAAAGCATCTGATCACCAAGATCGGGTCCGAAGACAAGGAAGAGGTGATGTTGAAGGGCGGTCACGTCAGCCTCGTCGCCGGCGCCAACGCCATCAAGCGGCTGTGGCCGAAACTGGATTCCTGGCTAGGTAAGAGATCAACATGA
- a CDS encoding alpha/beta hydrolase, which translates to MLAHQPPQIARANGIDICYEIFGDPAAEPLLLIMGLGAQMIHWDDDFCRQLAARGFRVIRFDNRDIGKSSHLSGGKRLTPFELLKQRFLKIPVASTYKLIDMAKDTVGLMDVLGIKSAHLVGASMGGMIAQEVALSFPQRVRSLTSIMSTTGNPKVPPPTREAAAVLMAPPPQTKEEYFERFAKTWKVLRIGSFPEDEALDPARAARTYERGLNPAGVGRQLRAVLASGSRKERLHHLKIPTLVIHGTVDPLVHPEGGKDTAASIPGAKLLMIEGMGHALPIPMWPQIIDAIDKHAHGAAAKAA; encoded by the coding sequence ATGCTCGCCCATCAGCCGCCACAGATCGCCCGCGCCAACGGCATCGACATCTGCTACGAAATCTTCGGCGACCCGGCCGCGGAACCGCTGCTGTTGATCATGGGGCTCGGCGCCCAGATGATCCACTGGGACGACGACTTCTGCCGCCAGCTTGCGGCGCGCGGCTTTCGCGTCATCCGCTTTGACAACCGCGACATCGGCAAATCCTCGCATCTCTCCGGCGGCAAGCGCCTGACCCCGTTCGAACTCCTGAAGCAGCGTTTCCTGAAGATCCCGGTCGCGTCGACCTACAAGCTGATCGACATGGCCAAGGACACGGTCGGCCTGATGGACGTGCTTGGCATCAAGTCTGCGCACCTTGTCGGCGCGTCGATGGGCGGCATGATTGCGCAGGAAGTTGCGCTGTCGTTTCCGCAGCGGGTGCGTTCGCTGACTTCGATCATGTCGACCACAGGCAATCCCAAAGTGCCGCCACCGACCCGTGAGGCTGCCGCCGTGCTGATGGCGCCGCCGCCGCAGACCAAGGAAGAGTATTTCGAGCGGTTCGCCAAAACCTGGAAAGTGCTGCGCATCGGCTCCTTCCCGGAGGACGAGGCGCTCGACCCGGCGCGTGCTGCGCGCACCTATGAGCGCGGCCTCAATCCGGCCGGCGTCGGGCGGCAATTGCGGGCGGTGCTGGCCTCGGGCAGCCGCAAGGAACGGCTGCATCATCTGAAGATTCCGACGCTGGTCATTCACGGCACCGTCGATCCGCTGGTGCACCCCGAAGGCGGCAAGGACACCGCGGCCTCGATCCCCGGCGCGAAGCTTTTAATGATCGAAGGCATGGGCCACGCGCTGCCGATCCCGATGTGGCCGCAGATCATCGACGCGATCGACAAGCACGCGCATGGCGCGGCGGCGAAGGCGGCGTAG